In Nyctibius grandis isolate bNycGra1 chromosome 8, bNycGra1.pri, whole genome shotgun sequence, a single window of DNA contains:
- the ZNF326 gene encoding LOW QUALITY PROTEIN: DBIRD complex subunit ZNF326 (The sequence of the model RefSeq protein was modified relative to this genomic sequence to represent the inferred CDS: deleted 1 base in 1 codon) — translation MDYGEAEDRDWRFPDTPMHCGVNMPSGSVSDMDRDYGHGGYGGPRSMDSYLNQSYGMESHGGGGGGGGGGGNRFGPYESYDSGSSLGGRDLYRSGYGYNEPEQSRFGGSYGGRFDNSYRNSLDSFGGRNQGGSSWEAPYSRSKLRPGFMEDRGRESYSSYSSFSSPHMKPAPVGSRGRGTPAYPESGFGSRNYDAFGGPSTGRGRGRGHMGDFGGMHRPGIVVDYHNKPSPAAVAARGLKRKMIPQPYNKPGGTFMKKPKMTKPILKLSQKKSPNMKTSFQDSTIEEIEVDTSGAVVIYEDFTRDAYDLGYQTFGDGKGEAKSEEEEKRRIEARREKQRRRREKNSEKYGDGYRMAFTCSFCKFRTFEEKEIESHLESAAHQETLDHIQKQTKFDKVVMEFLHECMVNKFKKTAMRKQQTSNQTENAQAAEKDIMEGVTADDHMMKVETVHCSACSVYVPALHSSVQQHLKSPDHTKGKQAYREQIKRESVLTATSILNNPIVKARYELYVKGENPFEINDQAQEQQTEEEDKADEPVEGEEEEEEEEEETEEQTDFTLDHTEDN, via the exons atggaCTACGGGGAAG CTGAAGACAGAGATTGGAGATTCCCAGATACCCCCATGCATTGTGGTGTGAACATGCCCAGTGGGTCAGTCTCAG ACATGGACCGTGATTATGGGCATGGAGGCTATGGTGGCCCACGATCCATGGACTCTTACCTTAACCAATCCTATGGGATGGAGAGTCATGGAGGTGGAGGcggaggaggtggtggtggtggtaacAG GTTTGGACCTTATGAGTCTTACGACTCCGGGTCTTCTCTGGGTGGGCGAGATCTGTACAGATCTGGCTATGGTTATAATGAACCCGAACAAAGCCGCTTCGGAGGTAGTTATGGTGGTCGATTTGACAACTCCTACCGGAATAGCCTTGACTCTTTCGGAGGTAGAAACCAGGGCGGGTCTAGCTGGGAAGCACCTTACTCCCGTTCAAAATTGAGGCCTGGGTTTATGgaggacagaggaagagagagttACTCTTCCTacagcagtttttcttcacCCCATATGAAGCCTGCACCTGTAGGCTCTCGGGGGAGAGGAACGCCTGCTTATCCTGAAAGTGGATTTGGAAGCAGAAACTATGATGCTTTTGGAGGACCATCAACAGGCAGAGGCCGAGGCCGAGGA CATATGGGAGACTTTGGAGGAATGCACAGACCTGGAATTGTTGTTGACTATCATAACAAACCCAGTCCTGCAGCAGTTGCTGCAAgaggattaaaaagaaaaatgataccACAGCCATATAACAAACCTGGTGGGACATTTATGAAGAAACCCAAAATGACAAAACCTATTTTGAAGCTGAGTCAGAAAAAATCACCTA ACATGAAGACATCTTTCCAGGATTCTACTATAGAG GAAATTGAAGTGGATACAAGTGGTGCAGTTGTTATATATGAAGACTTTACAAGAGATGCTTATGATCTTGGATATCAGACTTTTGGAG ATGGCAAAGGAGAAGCTAaaagtgaggaagaagaaaagcgGCGAATTGAGGCGAGAAGAGAGAAGCAAAGGcgtagaagggaa aaaaacagtgaaaagtaCGGTGATGGATACAG AATGGCATTTACTTGCTCATTTTGCAAATTTCgaacatttgaagaaaaagaaattgagtcACATTTGGAGAGTGCAGCTCACCAGGAAACATTGGATCATATCCAGAAGCAAACCAAATTTGACAAAGTAGTGATGGAATTTCTGCAT GAGTGTATGGTGAATAAATTCAAGAAGACAGCTATGCGTAAGCAACAGACAAGTAACCAAACGGAAAATGCTCAAGCTGCTGAAAAAGATATAATGGAAG GGGTTACTGCTGATGACCATATGATGAAAGTTGAGACTGTTCACTGCAGTGCTTGCAGTGTCTATGTTCCTGCATTACACAGTTCTGTTCAGCAGCACTTAAAATCTCCTGAtcacacaaaaggaaaacaa GCCTACagagaacaaataaaaagggagaGTGTTCTTACTGCCACCAGTATCTTGAATAATCCTATAGTCAAGGCACGATACGAGCTGTATGTGAAG GGTGAAAATCCTTTTGAAATTAATGATCAGGCTCAGGAGCAGCAGACGGAAGAAGAGGACAAAGCTGATGAGCCAGTTGagggtgaggaagaagaggaggaagaggaagaagaaactgaagaacaaaCTGACTTCACTTTAGACCACACTGAAGATAACTAA